In a single window of the Rhopalosiphum padi isolate XX-2018 chromosome 1, ASM2088224v1, whole genome shotgun sequence genome:
- the LOC132925439 gene encoding pickpocket protein 28-like translates to MYTKDFEPYKYPINRHSRNNFNIKNKSKWFINNNTNTHIKPKSKNKKIGNKWKRMLNDYSQNTTLHGLRYAGNNELSVSERCFWIISFGLAVITAIYFIMNLVHKWQDMPVIISLSPKATKLTSIPFPAITICNMNNARKSVARTILET, encoded by the exons atgtaCACAAAGGACTTTGAACCTTATAAATATCCAATAAATAGACATTctcgtaataattttaatattaagaataaatcAAAATGGTTTATAAACAACAATACTAATACTCACATAAAACCcaaatctaaaaacaaaaaaatcggtAATAAATGGAAAAGAATGTTGAACGACTACTCGCAGAATACGACTTTACATGGACTTAGATATGCCGGTAATAATGAACTAAGCGTTAGTGAAag GTGTTTTTGGATAATATCTTTTGGATTAGCAGTTATTACAgcaatttactttattatgaATTTGGTCCATAAATGGCAAGATATGCCTGTAATTATAAGTCTATCGCCAAAAGCAACTAAGCTTACAAGCATACCATTTCCCGCCATTACCATATGTAACATGAATAACGCAAGAAAATCTGTTGCCCGAACCATTTTAGAAACGTAA
- the LOC132931871 gene encoding uncharacterized protein KIAA2026-like → MDESDNIKKLKNKEVSEMYKIFEEIYLKAPPILKDLSNNSVEIDYTESIQEQIDFKKIDTKFKNGEYCSITDAIKDIRTVFLNCYSFYGTRSDHTRKSLEIEELLEDKINGLDKNYKSLANVNLTFNLLNMEIKPNSKFRYPKDCYDSILLRSVAHCRPERLKKYHKILSTTLTTDEDNAHILEKILSWENEVYFNDIFHRYISSMWELPEIGNFVAILFKKLDLDIINQGEIERMFLMPKESTTMGKIMTTLLMPVKKSKFVGQVMPYKVWSEKLSRKVSDWCKIYHAKKKNKVIVMNLLGIHPDFWAIVNEKNPLIEKDYFELSYFMKVWLVKGLCDYVTIKFKTINDIVTNCNERQCTIWKNDLETEEYFFFDSMPDLRIYYYNIPYDEPSLEFLESVKSNEEIEKVEDNPMNDFSGSFCTIQREKHFKLIADSVEGLRTFLYELDMEGTSVPENLISALENFIMKIESEECNFIVLNNDSKIKLFKDCESYPDRIQKGNDNISLWEEKDSKSIAQAQNEEIIVEKRQRKLIVQQNVDINECYDSDEYVSESDKTLSDFTDSEDEWGARNQPKNKVKQPLQAPSKLLELEKRLCEEGKMPNHNMKNLLDTNQNDEYIELNNKTLFCSKNKNNVSLLVEKDSNPIIKAQNKEIISQKRTRKLVARQHFETDKYYESEEYLSENDVKSISDFSDSEDEWGAINQPKIKVKRPLQTPSKLAELEKRLRVEDKVPKRSKVFNTNKKDKSMKSIKLLNSQNKVKQSNNTNKIVNDLNKRLVNSKNIVNICSNEEVVLIDSDKEENEKPPDSLKPVEIINLDEDMQNDCEILNDDLEISISTYTENKNSKTNEHDNYKQIESAVISIEDDDQIIISDDEDDVQFISMTVTHKSSPKIKKPCNFKTNLNKSYDSVFTNKQRMSTNYIKTQATSSIIQKLSQNVTIMPANVHVPKGIEVTMVKTPQKKIDSHFNSIKRRSTISNGHLPNNPSLINVKCEVISKPDLNGEVKFYVRLPNGKEHPGPNELINQYLKQHNNQLPDYWLVPLPVEVAKQYGIN, encoded by the exons ATGGACGAGTCAgacaatatcaaaaaattaaaaaataaagaagttTCAGAAATGTACAA aatatttgAAGAAATATATTTGAAAGCACCTCCTATTTTAAAGGATCTATCAAACAATTCTGTAGAAATTGATTATACAGAATCCATACAAGAGCAAATAGATTTTAAGAaaa ttgatacaaaatttaaaaatggagaATACTGTTCTATTACTGATGCAATAAAAGATATAAGgacagtatttttaaattgctattcATTTTATGGTACTAGAAGTGATCATACTAGAAAATCATTAGAAATTGAAGAACTATTAGAAGACAAAATCAATGGTCTTgacaa aaattataaatctCTGGCTAATGTAAATCTTACATTCAATTTACTAAACATGGAAATAAAGCCTAATTCTAAATTTAGATACCCAAAAG attgttatgattcaatattattaaggaGTGTAGCACATTGTCGGCCCGAACGGTTAAaaaagtatcataaaatattgtctacCACTCTTACCACTGATGAAGATAAtgcacatattttagaaaaaatattaagttgggAAAATGAAGTttatttcaatgatatattCCATCGATATATTAGCTCAATGTGGGAg CTACCAGAAATAGGTAATTTTGtggctattttatttaaaaaacttgatCTTGATATTATTAACCAAGGAGAAATTGAAAGAATGTTTTTAATGCCTAAAGAATCTACAACTATGGGTAAAATCATGACAACTCTTTTGATGCCAGTCAAAAAATCAAAGTTTGTTGGTCAAGTAATGCCATATAAGGTTTGGTCTGAAAAACTTTCAAGAAAAGTATCCGATTGGTGCAAAATATAccacgcaaaaaaaaaaaataaagtcatt GTAATGAATTTACTAGGTATCCATCCAGATTTTTGGGCTATTGTGAATGAAAAAAATCCTTTAATTGAAAAAGACTATTTTGAACTTTCATATTTCATGAAAGTTTGGCTTGTAAAAGGACTTTGTGATTATGTTACT attaaatttaaaactataaatgatATTGTTACAAATTGTAATGAAAGACAATGTACTATATGGAAAAACGATTTAGAAACCGAAGAATATTTCTTTTTTGATTCAATGCCAGATTtaaggatttattattataacattccaTATGATGaa ccaaGTCTTGAATTTCTCGAATCAGTAAAATCTAATGAAGAAATAGAAAAAGTTGAAGATAATCCTATGAatg aTTTTTCCGGGAGTTTTTGTACAATTCAAagagaaaaacattttaagttaattgcTGATTCAGTTGAAGGTCTACGGACTTTTCTTTATGAATTGGATATGGAGGGAACATCTGTACCTGAAAATTTGATAAGTGCTCTAGagaattttattatgaaaattgaatCAGAAGAATGTAATTTCATTGTCTTGAACAatgattctaaaataaaattatttaaggacTGTGAATCATATCCAGATAGAATTCAGAAgggtaatgataatatatcactTTGGGAAGAAAAAGATTCAAAGTCAATAGCCCAag CTCAAAATGAAGAAATTATTGTTGAGAAACGTCAAAGAAAATTAATCGTTCAGcaaaatgttgatataaatgAATGTTATGACTCCGATGAATATGTCAGTGAAAGTGATAAAACCTTATCTGATTTTACTGATTCTGAAGATGAATGGGGTGCTAGGAATCAgccaaaaaataaagttaagcAACCGCTACAGGCTCCTTCTAAACTTCTTGAACTAGAAAAGCGGTTATGTGAAGAAGGGAAAATGCCAAACCACAATATGAAAAACCTGTTAGATACTAATCAGAATGATGAATATAttgaacttaataataaaacattgttttgttcaaaaaataaaaataatgtatcacTTTTAGTAGAGAAAGATTCAAATCCAATAATAAaag ctcaaaataaagaaataatttcgCAGAAACGCACAAGAAAATTAGTTGCAAGACAACATTTTGAAACTGATAAGTATTATGAATCTGAAGAATATTTGAGTGAAAATGATGTTAAATCTATATCTGATTTTTCTGATTCCGAAGACGAATGGGGTGCTATAAACCAGCCTAAAATTAAAGTCAAACGACCACTGCAAACACCTTCTAAACTTGCAGAATTAGAAAAGCGTTTAAGGGTAGAAGACAAAGTTCCAAAACGCAGTAAAGTGTTTAATACTAATAAGAAAGATAAATCTatgaaatcaattaaattactaaactctcaaaataaagtaaaacaaagtaataatactaataaaattgttaatgatcTTAATAAAAGATTGGTTAATTCCAAAAACATAGTTAATATTTGTAGTAATGAAGAAGTTGTATTGATTGATAGTGATAAAGAAGAAAACGAAAAACCACCTGATAGTTTAAAACCAGTAGAAATTATAAACCTAGATGAAGACATGCAAAATGATTGTGAAATTCTTAATGATGATTTAGAAATATCAATCTCTACctatactgaaaataaaaatagtaaaaccaatgaacatgataattataaacaaatagaaTCTGCTGTTATTTCAATTGAAGATGatgatcaaattattattagtgacGATGAAGATGATGTTCAATTTATTTCAATGACAGTAACACACAAGAGTtctccaaaaattaaaaaaccttgtaattttaaaactaatttaaataaatcatacgaTTCTGTCTTTACAAACAAGCAAAGGATGtctactaattatattaaaactcaaGCAACGTCATCTATCATACAAAAGCTTTCACAAAACGTTACTATTATGCCAGCAAATGTTCATGTACCAAAAGGTATTGAAGTCACTATGGTAAAAacaccacaaaaaaaaatagattctcATTTTAATTCAATCAAAAGAAGGTCAACTATATCAAATGGTCACTTACCAAATAACCCttcattaattaatgttaaatgtgAAGTTATTTCAAAGCCAGATTTAAATGGTGAAGTTAAGTTTTATGTTAGATTACCCAATGGGAAAGAACATCCTGGCCCTAATGAGCTTATTAATCAATACCTTAAACAGCACAATAACCAATTACCAGACTATTGGTTGGTACCTTTACCAGTAGAAGTTGCTAAACAATATGGTATtaactaa